The genomic window CCGGCGACGTTGCGGACGTCGGTGAAGCCGGCCTCCACGAGGTCGCGCGAGGCCTGCATCGAGCGGCTCCCGGTGCGGCAGATGACGTACACGGGGGCGTCCTTGTCGAGGTTCGCGCGCTCGGCGGCGGCGGCGGTGTTCTGAATCAGCGGCATGAGCCGAGCCCCCTCGACGTGCCCCTGTTCGTACTCCCAGGGTTCGCGCACGTCGAGCACGACCGGGTCGCCCTCCTGCAGGGCGTCGCGGAGGTCGTGGACGGAGAGGGTGGTGAGCGGTTCGCCGCTCGCCCCGCCGAACGTCGTGACGAGCAGGGTCGCCACGATCGCCGTGGCGGCCCCGATCACGCCGATCAGGAGCGGCATGCGGGAGGACGCGGCCTTGGGCTGCGAGGAGGTTCGGTTCGCCATGCCGCCAAGATACCCGGGTGGGGTATCGGCGTCAAGCGCCGCGCCGGCGCGTCACACCAGGAACACCCCGTCGCGCTGCACGACCTCCCCATCGAGCGACAGCGTCCCCCCACGCCGCAGGTCGCGGACCAGGTCCCAATGGATCGCGCTTTCGTTCACGCCCCCCGTCTGCGGGTACGAACGCCCGAGCGCCAGGTGCACCGTCCCACCGATCTTCTCGTCGAACAGGGTGCTGCCCGTCGGCCGGTCGATCTCCGCGTTCGTGCCGATCCCCAGCTCCCCCAACCGCCGCGCGCCGTCGTCGCGCCCCAAGCGCTCGAGCAGCAGGTCCTCTCCGACCTCCGCCGACGCCTCGGTGACGACGCCCCCCTCGAAGCGCAGGCGCACCCCACGCACCTCCCGCCCCGACACGAAACTGGGGACGTCGAACGTCACGACCCCCTCCGCGCTCGCCTCGTGCGGGCCGGTGAAGATCTCCCCCGAAGGCATGTTGCGTTTGCCGTCGCTGTTCACCCACGTCCGCCCGCCGACCCGCAGCGTCAGGTCCGTCCCGTCGCCCTCGATGCGTACGGCGTCGGCGCGCGCGAAGCGCTCGATCCACGCCGCCTGCCGCGCCCCCAGCGCCCGCCACGCCGCAGCCGGGTCCGCGTCGTCCAGGTGCATCGCCCGGAACGTGAAATCGTGGAACGCATCGAGCGACATCCCGGCATCCTGCGCGCCGGCGGCGGTGGGGAACAGCGTCCCCACCCACCGCGTCGTCTCCACCCGCGCCTCGCGCACCGGGCGCGAGCGCGCCTCGAGCCGCCCCAGCACCGCCGGGTCGGCGTCCTGCAACGCCCGCCGGTTCGTCGGCGCCGCCACGCCGATCCAGGCGTCCGCCCGCTCGATCTCGAACCGCTCGAGGGCCGGGTCGCTCGTCAGGAAGCGCTCGCCGGCGCACTCCGCGAGGTCCTGCGCGTACTCGGGGTAGCTGAGGTGCAGCGCCGGAATCGCGTCGCGCTGCAGCGTGCCGCGCACCAGCGCGCGCGCCAGCGGCGTCGCCGGCGTCTCCACGTGCAGCGCGACGGTGTCCCCCGACTGCACCTCGCAGCAGTAGTCCAACAACAGGTCGGCGTACCGGACGATCCTGGGGTCGCTCATGGCCCGAGCCTACCCGCCGGACGGGTAGCATCGCGGCGTGCCGACCCCCGACGCCCCCACCGGCGAACGCCTCCAGAAGTGGCTCGTCCAGGCCGGCGTCGCCCCCTCGCGCCGCAAGGCGGAGGCGTGGATCGAAGCGGGCCGCGTCGCCGTCGGTGGCACCCCCGCGCGCCTCGGCGCGCGCGTTCCGCCCGGCACCGAGGTCCGCGTCGACGGACGCGTCGTGACCGCCGGCGAACGCGGCACGATCCTGCTCCTGCACAAACCGGCCGGCGTCGTCAGCACCGCCCACGACCCGCAGGGGCGCGCCACCGTCCTCGAGCTCGTGCCGCACGTCCCCGGCCTGCACCCCGTCGGGC from Trueperaceae bacterium includes these protein-coding regions:
- a CDS encoding rhodanese-like domain-containing protein, which encodes MANRTSSQPKAASSRMPLLIGVIGAATAIVATLLVTTFGGASGEPLTTLSVHDLRDALQEGDPVVLDVREPWEYEQGHVEGARLMPLIQNTAAAAERANLDKDAPVYVICRTGSRSMQASRDLVEAGFTDVRNVAGGITEWAAAGYDVVN
- a CDS encoding aminopeptidase yields the protein MSDPRIVRYADLLLDYCCEVQSGDTVALHVETPATPLARALVRGTLQRDAIPALHLSYPEYAQDLAECAGERFLTSDPALERFEIERADAWIGVAAPTNRRALQDADPAVLGRLEARSRPVREARVETTRWVGTLFPTAAGAQDAGMSLDAFHDFTFRAMHLDDADPAAAWRALGARQAAWIERFARADAVRIEGDGTDLTLRVGGRTWVNSDGKRNMPSGEIFTGPHEASAEGVVTFDVPSFVSGREVRGVRLRFEGGVVTEASAEVGEDLLLERLGRDDGARRLGELGIGTNAEIDRPTGSTLFDEKIGGTVHLALGRSYPQTGGVNESAIHWDLVRDLRRGGTLSLDGEVVQRDGVFLV